The following are from one region of the Natronosporangium hydrolyticum genome:
- a CDS encoding ABC transporter ATP-binding protein, giving the protein MIELRGLTKRYGPVAAVDDLTCTVAPGVVTGFLGPNGAGKTTTMRMVLGLDHPTAGDATVLGRRFAALPAPMRQVGALLDPRAVHPNRTARGHLRALAYSNGISRRRVDEVLGLVGLENVAGRRAGSFSLGMSQRLGIAAALLGEPAVLLFDEPVNGLDPEGIRWIRDLLRRLAASGRTVLVSSHLLSEMALTADQLIVVGRGRLIADTTTEDFLRRYGNPTVRVRLAEPAGSGFRRRLAQAAEQVVAEADDTWIVSGLDSAEVGAIAAADQVTLAELTPRYSSLEEVFMRLTSDSVEFRVDQPAGPAAVAAGEVTR; this is encoded by the coding sequence GTGATCGAGCTGCGAGGACTGACCAAACGGTACGGCCCGGTGGCCGCCGTCGATGACCTGACCTGCACCGTGGCGCCCGGCGTCGTGACCGGATTTCTCGGGCCCAATGGGGCGGGCAAGACCACGACTATGCGCATGGTGCTGGGGTTGGATCATCCCACCGCTGGCGATGCGACGGTGCTCGGCCGCAGATTCGCGGCGCTTCCCGCGCCGATGCGGCAGGTGGGAGCGCTGCTGGACCCGCGGGCGGTGCACCCCAACCGGACGGCCCGCGGACATCTGCGCGCCCTCGCCTACAGCAACGGCATCTCCCGCCGCCGGGTCGACGAGGTCCTCGGCCTAGTCGGGCTGGAGAACGTCGCGGGGCGCCGGGCCGGCAGCTTCTCGCTGGGTATGTCCCAGCGGCTGGGGATCGCGGCGGCCCTGCTGGGAGAGCCAGCGGTGCTGCTCTTCGACGAGCCGGTCAACGGGCTCGACCCGGAGGGGATCCGGTGGATCCGGGACCTGCTGCGGCGCCTCGCTGCTTCGGGCCGGACGGTGCTGGTCTCCAGCCACCTGTTGAGCGAGATGGCGCTCACCGCCGATCAACTGATCGTGGTCGGCCGGGGCCGGCTGATCGCCGACACCACGACCGAGGACTTCCTCCGCCGCTACGGCAACCCCACGGTGCGGGTGCGGCTCGCCGAACCAGCCGGCAGCGGCTTTCGGCGCCGGCTGGCGCAGGCCGCGGAGCAGGTGGTGGCGGAGGCCGACGATACCTGGATCGTGTCGGGGCTGGACAGCGCCGAGGTCGGGGCGATCGCCGCCGCCGACCAGGTCACGCTCGCTGAGCTGACCCCGCGGTACAGCTCACTTGAGGAGGTGTTCATGCGGCTCACCAGCGACAGCGTGGAGTTCCGGGTGGATCAACCCGCGGGCCCGGCCGCAGTGGCAGCGGGGGAGGTGACCCGGTGA